One genomic segment of Panicum virgatum strain AP13 chromosome 2N, P.virgatum_v5, whole genome shotgun sequence includes these proteins:
- the LOC120660399 gene encoding signal recognition particle receptor subunit alpha-like: MLEELLIFTRGGLILWSSCRALGAAALKGSPIDALIRSCLLEDRSADASFSQDNYALKWTFHNDLGLVFVAVYQKILHLLYVDDLLAAVRKDFSQIYDPKRTNYDDFTDIFRQLHLEAQARAEDMNKSKQAISSRPLPAVSHKTAPKARGAGTRATTKGGASRKDDSDGESSGKDHHTLANGSHENAAPKDSSHTRPAVVKGKENGGPKDNGAFDVTKLQRLRKNDRKNTGADNATKQLTKPDTKKKGKQDRVWDDKPSNKKLDFTDPADERGDEVTEHVALNQGDSMMDKDENLSSDSEEEVVEDGPKKKGWFSSMFQSIAGNNVLEKSDLQPALKALKDRLMTKNVAEEIAEKLCESVAASLEGKKLGSFTRISSTVQTAMEEALLRILTPRRSIDILRDVHAAKERGKPYVIVFVGVNGVGKSTNLAKVAYWLLQHNLSVTLAACDTFRSGAVEQLRTHARRLQIPIFEKGYEKDPAVVAREAIQEASRNKSNVVLVDTAGRMQDNEPLMRALSKLINLNSPDLVLFVGEALVGNDAVDQLTKFNQKLANLSAVPTARLIDGILLTKFDTIDDKVGAALSMVYISGAPVMFVGCGQSYTDLKKLNVKSIVKTLLK, from the exons ATGTTGGAGGAGCTGCTCATCTTCACGCGGGGCGGCCTCATCCTCTGGTCCTCGTGCCGggcgctcggcgccgccgccctcaagGGCTCGCCCATCGACGCCCTCATCCGATCCTGTCTCCTCGAGGACCGCTCCGCCGACGCCAGCTTCTCCCAGGACAACTACGCCCTCAAGTGGACCTTCCACAACGACCTCGGCCTTGTCTTTGTCGCCGTCTACCAGAAGATTCTCCATCTCCTCTACGTCGATgatctcctcgccgccgtccgcaaGGACTTCTCCCAGATTTATGATCCCAAGCGCACCAACTATGACGACTTCACCGACATATTCCGCCAGCTCCATCTCGAGGCCCAAGCGCGTGCCGAGGACATGAACAAGTCCAAGCAGGCCATTTCGTCCCGTCCGCTGCCAGCCGTCTCCCACAAGACTGCTCCCAAGGCTCGCGGCGCTGGCACCCGTGCTACGACCAAGGGTGGCGCCTCTAGGAAGGATGACTCTGATGGGGAATCATCCGGCAAGGACCACCACACTCTGGCAAATGGTAGCCACGAGAATGCTGCTCCCAAGGACAGCTCTCATACCCGCCCTGCTGTTGTTAAGGGCAAGGAGAACGGGGGCCCCAAAGACAACGGGGCCTTCGATGTAACTAAACTACAGAGGTTGCGAAAGAATGACAGGAAAAACACTGGTGCTGACAACGCAACCAAGCAGCTGACCAAACCTGACacaaagaagaaagggaagcAAGACAGGGTGTGGGATGACAAACCTTCTAACAAGAAGTTGGATTTCACAGACCCAGCCGATGAGAGAGGGGATGAGGTGACAGAACATGTGGCACTCAACCAGGGAGATAGCATGATGGATAAGGATGAGAACCTCAGCAGCGACAGCGAGGAGGAAGTGGTCGAAGATGGACCGAAGAAGAAAGGCTGGTTCTCCTCAATGTTTCAGAG TATTGCTGGTAACAATGTATTGGAGAAGTCTGATTTGCAACCTGCTCTCAAGGCTCTCAAAGATAGACTGATGACAAAGAATGTG GCAGAGGAAATTGCGGAGAAGCTTTGTGAATCTGTTGCAGCTAGCCTTGAGGGCAAGAAGCTAGgatcattcacaagaatatcaTCTACAGTCCAG ACAGCTATGGAGGAGGCTCTTCTTCGCATTTTGACCCCAAGGCGGTCTATTGACATACTGAGGGATGTACACGCTGCCAAGGAGCGTGGGAAGCCATATGTCATTGTTTTTGTTGGGGTGAATGGAGTTGGCAAATCAACCAATCTTGCGAAGGTTGCTTATTGGCTTCTTCAGCATAACCTCAGTGTAACGCTTGCAGCATGTGACACCTTCAGATCTGGTGCTGTTGAGCAGCTGCGGACTCATGCACGCAGGCTTCAG ATACCTATTTTCGAGAAGGGTTATGAAAAAGATCCAGCAGTTGTAGCGAGGGAAGCTATTCAGGAAGCAAGCCGAAACAAATCAAACGTTGTTCTTGTTGATACTGCTGGACGTATGCAG GATAATGAGCCACTCATGAGGGCGCTCTCCAAGCTCATCAATCTTAACAGCCCAGatttagttttgtttgttggagAAGCATTGGTTGGGAATGATGCTGTCGATCAGCTCACTAAGTTCAACCAG AAATTAGCAAACCTGTCTGCTGTTCCTACTGCTAGATTAATTGATGGTATCCTGCTCACCAAGTTTGACACCATTGACGACAAG GTTGGGGCAGCGCTTTCCATGGTGTATATATCTGGAGCTCCGGTCATGTTCGTCGGTTGTGGCCAGTCCTACACGGACCTGAAGAAGCTGAATGTGAAATCCATCGTTAAGACCCTCCTGAAGTGA